The following proteins are co-located in the Cydia fagiglandana chromosome 2, ilCydFagi1.1, whole genome shotgun sequence genome:
- the LOC134679072 gene encoding UBX domain-containing protein 6, with the protein MADKIINFFKKKKSDVQFKRAGPGHKLSEATLSSQSSASVKNEPVVRRTGLSAESKTAAEAALARMQKKNTNPGFNTSYAAIQAQVKKELENEKATTSKPQELKADSEPQKENTEELLLPKNMATNGVFFKCPMINDEVLTKQEWKAKIKAFLYEQLEEERGLTACLIIQSCNDNREKVNTCVETLCKYLENIVTYPEEEKYQKIRMSNRAFTDRVQPIEGSMDLLMAAGFTQQTLPNPDGQDEEYLVFNKDSVPSVESLINLIEALRSAEPVPLELDRGLQVLLPSQAVTKVQLPPSFYALKPEDIKREQQLRTEAIEKMQMLRTKAMREKDEMREMRKYKFAIIRVRFPDGILLQGTFSVYEHYSEIHDFVQQNLEYDLPFILNTPTGHKLTLEEDATKTLIDLRLVPATVLTFAWHASVIDQINSSPNKDVYLKPEVMVLVNEI; encoded by the exons ATGGCAgacaaaattataaattttttcAAGAAAAAGAAGTCAGACGTTCAGTTTAAGCGGGCAGGGCCCGGTCACAAGCTGAGTGAAGCCACGTTGAGCAGCCAGAGCTCGGCGTCAGTGAAGAATGAGCCAGTGGTTAGGCGAACTGGGTTGTCGGCGGAGAGTAAGACTGCCGCTGAAGCAGCACTGGCCAGAATGCAGAAGAAGAACACGAACCCCGGATTCAACACCTCTTATGCTGCAATACAG GCGCAAGTTAAAAAGGAGCTTGAAAACGAGAAGGCGACAACTTCTAAGCCGCAAGAACTGAAAGCAGATAGCGAACCTCAAAAAGAGAACACAGAAGAGCTATTGTTACCGAAAAATATGGCTACAAATGGTGTGTTTTTCAA ATGTCCAATGATTAACGATGAGGTATTAACTAAACAAGAATGGAAAGCGAAAATAAAAGCTTTTTTGTATGAACAGCTGGAGGAAGAGAGAGGGCTGACAGCCTGTCTAATTATACAGTCCTGTAACGATAACAGGGAAAAG GTGAACACCTGCGTGGAAACGCTGTGCAAGTATCTAGAAAACATAGTTACTTATCCTGAGGAGGAGAAGTACCAAAAGATCAGGATGTCTAATAG AGCGTTCACAGACCGTGTACAACCTATAGAGGGCTCCATGGACCTGCTGATGGCAGCCGGGTTCACTCAGCAGACGCTGCCCAACCCGGACGGCCAGGATGAAGAGTATTTGGTGTTCAACAAAGATAGCGTGCCTAGCGTCGAGAGTTTGATT AACCTAATAGAAGCACTCCGTTCAGCCGAGCCGGTACCTCTAGAGCTAGACCGCGGTCTACAAGTGCTGCTGCCATCGCAGGCCGTCACCAAGGTGCAGCTCCCGCCTTCCTTCTACGCGCTCAAGCCTGAGGACATCAAGCGAGAGCAGCAGCTTAG AACCGAGGCCATAGAAAAGATGCAGATGCTCCGCACGAAGGCGATGCGTGAGAAGGACGAGATGCGAGAGATGCGCAAGTACAAGTTCGCCATCATACGGGTTCGGTTCCCCGATGGGATACTTTTGCAG GGCACATTCTCCGTATACGAGCACTACAGCGAAATCCACGACTTCGTGCAACAAAATCTAGAATACGACTTACCCTTCATCCTTAACACGCCCACCGGCCACAAATTGACCCTCGAAGAGGACGCGACTAAGACCCTTATCGACCTTCGGCTGGTACCGGCCACAGTGCTTACTTTCGCGTGGCACGCGTCCGTGATAGATCAGATTAATAGTAGTCCGAATAAGGATGTGTATTTGAAGCCTGAAGTTATGGTTCTTGTTAATGAGATATAG